Genomic window (Leptospira andrefontaineae):
AGGACGAAGGACTCGCATATGCGGACCTTCTTCAAAAAGCAAAAGTAAAACTTGAGATCAAAACATACGACACTTTGATCCATGGATTTTTCAATTTAGGAAGAAGTGTCCCTGAAGCTAAAAATGCTTTAGACCGAATCGCATTCTGGCTTAAAAACGGATTTGCGAATAAAAATTAAATTTTTATAATATTAAATTTAATTGGATTTGTATACCAGATTATGTTGTACATATTCCACAATACCGGATTTGGTTGAAACTGATCTAAGGCGTTCAATTCCAGGATCTGATTTATAAGTTACCTTGTAAGTATCTTCCGTAATTTCTTCTATACTTATTATGGCTGAATTTGGGACCAATTCGCGGATTCGTTCGGAACGAATACCCGATTTTAACTTAAAAATATATTCATTCGGAACGACTCGACCAGGCTTTACATACTTATTCTTTTCAGAACCTTCTTTTTTTGGAAAACCCTGGCCATTCACAAAAGTAAAAGCTGTCACTAAGGAAAATAGTACAACTAATACTTTGAGAAAAAATTTAAGGTACATCTACCGTTAGATCCTTAGGTGCCTCTAAATTGCGCATCGCTCCGTCTGCGTTCGCAGCCTTTCCGGATTTTGTATTGGACTGTAAATTGCTTACTGTAGTTCCACCTGCTAAAATCGCAGTAATCGTATCCTTGTAAGTAAACTTCGGATTATAAGATCTCAATAGGGCAGCCATTCCGGTTACATGCGGAGTTGCCATAGATGTCCCGTTGATCGTATTGTATTGATTAGTAGTTCCTACATCTAATGTAGTCACTCTAAATGCTGTAAAAGCAACCCCGGCACGATTCACAGTTTGATCTGCAATAAACTCAAGCCCTATGTAGCAATTCGTTGATCCTACACAATTAGGCGCTGGAATTTCTAAATTTGAAATTAGTTTTCCATTCGTTTCGCCGGAAAGAGTAGTAATAACATTCGAATTATAGTATAGAGAAGAATTTCCATTCGCGTAAATATTAATACCGTCATAACCTGCTTCCGTATCTAAATATAAACTCATTACAGCAGTTACTGCATCTGCATTCACACTGATCGGAAAAGCTACATCTGCTTGTGAATAGGAATACGCATAATAACCGGCACCAACTCCAGTGAATGCAAAATTACAGCTATTCGATAATAATAAAACTGGAAAACTAAAACAAGTAGTTGCAGTCCAATTGGTTCCGCTTCCGCCACTAGTAGACCAACTTGTAAATGGAAGATTGGAAGTAGCTTCTAAACCTGCCCATGAACTTCTGATATTTGTACCTGGAGCACCGATATCCACATTCTTTTTAGAAGTATCATAGTTTGAAAAGCTAGCTAATTGGAATTTCTGATCTAGGGCAGCTACACAAAGAATATTTGCGTCACCATATTCGCAAGGATACGAATTCTTAACGCTCAAATCATTGCTTTCATTTCCTGCTGCAACCACAAACAACGCATCGTATTTTTGGCCGGCGCTAGCCATCGCAGAGCGCATTGCAGAATCATAGCTTGGACCACCTAAGCTCAAATTTAAAACCTTCGCTCCGTTCTTCACTGCAAAATTGATTCCCTTAATAATGGTGGCAGTATCTCCGGAACCGGATTGGTCCAAAACTCGGACCGCCATAATCTTTGCAGTCCAACAAACTCCAACAGTACCTGTTCCGTCTGCTGCAGCTCCAATCGTGCCTGCAACATGAGTACCATGCCCATTCAAATCCATAGGATTTGAATCATTGCCTATATAATCCCAACCGTTTGTACAAGTCCCTAAAGACACTCCCTTGTCGGAAACACAAGAATTGGAGCTCCACATATTTGCGTTTAAATCTTGGTGATTATAATTCACCCCAGAATCAACAACCGCTACGATAGTATTAGAACAATTAGTCGTGATAGCCCAAGCGTTTTCCATTCTCATGTCGTCACCGCTGGTTCCCGGATTGTTTGCAGGACCACTACTAGGAGCATAAGTAGCAGTAGCAATCGTTTGGCCTGTATTGTTCAGTCCCCATAATTGAGAATAAAGTGTATCCGTAGGAGCAACATTCGCATGATAGATATAATTTGGCTGAACATATTCAATATCAGGATGAGAAGAATATTCCGAAATTGCTTCTTCTACAGATTGACCTTCCCTAAGTTCTACCTGAGAGATTCCACTATCGTCTAAGTTGTTTACAACTTTTCCTTGGAAAGTATCGACTGCATAAGATTTAACCGAATCTCCCGCTCTTTCTCTAAATTTTATGATTACTTGCGAGGATCTAAATGGTTTCTTCTCATTCTTTTTTGTATTATCCTTATTACTAATACCGGAAAGAGGTTTTAATAATTTAGAAAAGATTGGGATCGAATCATCTTCTTTCTCCGCAAACAAATAACCGATTGATGCGAAAAAGAAAACCGCTAAAGAAACTAATATTTTATTTTTCATGATAATTCCTTAATAACCCGGAGATGTTACCTTTGCCTGGATCGCTTTGGAAAATACCGAACCAGTTGGATTAAATTGGGAAAAGGACTTCACTCGAATATACCAAGTTCCCGAAGAACTTACTGTAATCGTTTTATAATTAGAAGTATAAGGGTCTCCTGCATACATCACATCCGGATCGCAGGTAGCCTCGGCTTCTGTACTAAAATCAGAACCTTTTTTATAACAAACTCTGTAAGCACCTGAGGCAATATGAACTGCATGTTCCTTAGAATGTGCCCAGGTTACGATAATATCCCTTCTTCCCCCGGCTCCGGAAACATCTAAAACGGAACTAGAGGGACTTCCTCCTTTACCATTGCTGGTACTTAAAGTAACAGTAGCAGACTTGGAGCCAAGACTTGTAGGGTTAAACTTGATCAAGAAGGTAGCAGAAGAATTCGGAGAAAGACTCGTGACAGAAGGTTGGGTTACAATAAATTCCCCCGGATCTGAACCGCTTGAAGCCACTGGAGTGCCTGAAAGATCTAAATTAGAATTTCCTAAATTACGAATCGTAATCGTTTTGCTGGAAGATATTACTCCGGGAAAAACACTTCCGAAAGAATAAGAAAATCCAGTGCCACTCGTAATATCTCTAGAGATATTATTATTATCCGAATACATTACTGAAATTTGCGGCGCACTTACGGAAGTTCCTACTCCGGCAAGACCAATGGTATAACTTGCAATATTCGGATCATTGCTATCGATTGATAGGGAAGCTGAAAATGTAGCGACGGAACCTGGGCTGAAAGAAATCGTAAACGTATAGGTTTTTTTGGAAGAAATCGTAACCGGAGAACCGGTTTGACTAAATAAAACTGCATTCGGTCCACTTAAGGAAATATTAGAAATTACTAAATCTTGATCTCCACTATTTTTAACTGTAATGGCCTTAGAAGAAGTCTCTCCAGAAGTAGCGTAAAAGTTCGTCTGTGCATTCGGAATAAAATTAAAACTGCCTTCGGAAACCTGGATAGAAGGAGCAGGTGCTTCGGTGCCAGATCCTTTTAAATAAAGAATATAAGTACCAATATTCGGATCGTCCGAATTAATAATCAGGTAGGCCGACTTTACACCGGCAGAGTTAGGTTGAAAACTGATCTGAAATGAGCTAGAATCTCCATCTGCCAGACTTGTGCTCGAAGGCTGTGAATCGATTACATATTGAGAAGCATGGACCCCACTTTTAGAGACCGCATCCGGATTACCGGTAAGAGTAACGGTAAAATTTCCATCATTCTCAACCTTCAAAGTATTCGCAGATGAAGAACTAATTAAAACGGAACCTAAGGAAAGTGTAGAACCAGAAGAATATCTATTGCCTGCCGAATCGGAGACATGCAAGCCCTTGATACCGGAAGAAGAAGAAATTGGAAATAATTTCATTCCGCCTCCACCTCCTCCACAATTCAATTGAGGAAGAATCCCCACCAAAACACATAAAATAAAACGATAAAAACCCGTAATCAATCTCGAATCCCTACTTTGTTGGAATTCCCACAAGAAATCCAATATAAGTTATGATATTATAAACAAATGGAGACTATGTTTCTCCCATTCTATTGCCAATTGTTTGGAAATGTACGTCCAGAAAAATACGATCTTAGGATCAGGAAGAATTGGCAGAATAATTCTAAAAATTAGTGAAAAAAGGGAACTTATAAGAGAAAAATCAGACTCTTTATGGTTCTTAATAAAAAAAGAGCCGCATAATGCGGCCCTTTTTCATTCGAGTAAAACGAATCTTACTTTTTGATCGGTTTATTCTTTCTTAGATTTTCTATATCAACCTCAGTAGGTTGGCTAGTCTTTCTAAAGTTTTCGAAACGTACTTTTTGCAAAGATTTAACAACAGTAGTTCCTATCTTCTTATCAGATTGAAACTTTTTTAAAAACGTTTCTACTTTTAACGGATCACTTGTATAAAATCCGTCGGTATAACCTTTCACAGCAAATTTACGCAAAGAAGGATGTAAATTATCTTGTTCTATTCTACTTTTTAAAAAATTAGCAGACTCATCTGTTTGATAATCTTTCAAAAGATAGATTGCCTTTTCTTTTACGTAAATTCTAACTCCAGATTCTTGCGAGATCGCGACCAAATACGGAACAGGATTACTCGAAATTCGATCTATACTCGCTTTCAAATCTACACTGCTTGAATGCCTGGTTAAAATTAAGGATTCCTTAATTTTAGAATATACATTGGTATCCAAGTTTTGTGCAGAGACTGGCAGCCCTAAGGCTACCAATCCGATCATGAATAATGATTTTAACTTCATCTCTTTTTCCTCTATTAATAAGCCAACGGGTTAAGCCGCAATAGCCAACCTTGTTCGCCTGTAAGTTGTGTCTGAGATGTAACTCCGTCCCCTGCCCAGAACATTAGATTTGATGCTCCGGAATTAGTGAAACCAGTACCGCTACACTCACTGATAGATACCATTCCATCTGTATTTGAATCATTCGACTTGCTACAGAATGGAGTGTCGGACATAGCATCCTTATTGTAAACTCCGAACGGCCAATTGGCTACCGAAGAAACAACGGAACTATCATATCCACCTCTTTCATTTGTGTGGAACAATCCAAGGAAATGCCCGGCTTCGTGAGCAATAGTATCTCCCATAAACGTTAGATCTCCTGCAGAAAGGGTTGATCCTGCTGTTCCAGAAGTTCTATGCGCCTCCAAGAATACGATCATACCGGCTTTCTTCGTTCCAGTCACGCCAGGAAGACCAGGAATTCCAGATGCAATACCTAATACTCCACCTACTTCACTTTCACTTGCAGTGATATAGATATTTAGACTGTCCGCCGCTTGCGCACTTCCAGGGTTAGAAACATAAAGTTTGGTGAGAGACCCAGATACAGTTCCAGTATCATCACTCAGATCAGATATATCCTGGAATTCAGCTGCACTGATAGAAGTTGCAGAGAATTGCAGATCTATCTTAACCGAATTCTGCCCATATATCGTAGTCATTCTGTCTACGGCTTCTTGAACTCCCGCAACTGTATAAGTTGGGTAAGTTCCTTGAACGAAGATCAAGTTTACTTTCATCTTCTTACGATATGTCCAAACTTTAGAAAGCCCGCTTGAACTTGTAGTTCCAGTAGTGGAAGTGAAGGATTGCTCTTCCAGTAGAGAAGGACTACAGCTACGGACTACTTTATAACTCGCGTTTGCAGTTGCAAAACTTGTAAACGAGTCCAGAGCAACTAACGCTGTTACACTAGTACTTGGTGAGAATGATAGAGAACCTGATCCGAATTCTTTATATAAGAATTCAGAAGTATTTCGACCATAAGGCCACATACCGCTTATCGCTGTTGTTCCAATTCCATCTCTACCATAAAAACCTGTGCTTTCTGCAGCAGTTGCATAGTAGTACGCATACATCAAACTACTAGATCCGGCACTTGCTTGATCAGCATAGAATAGAGCTGTCGGGAAGGCTGTTCCTGTAGTCAGTGAAATATTTGAACTTTCAAAAATACTTCCGAAAGTTGCGTCATTGGAGACTTTTGTTCCTGTACTAATATCGAAACAAGGAGCGCTTGGCTCGACTCCGTTCGCAGACAAATTGATCACATAACTACTTTCATCCGAATCATTATTTGCGATCGTTAAAGTTGCATTCTTCGTTCCTATTGAAGTAGGAGAGAATGTAACTGTGAAAGTAGATGTTCCACTTGCTGAAACAGTAGCAGAAGGTTGAGAAGCAACACTAAACAGAGAAGAATCAGTTCCTCCCACAACTACGCGTGGGCTACCGGTCAAATTCAAAGTTGCAGTTCCAGTGTTTTCTACCGTAAACGTAGTAGTTGAACTGGTTGTTCCAATTCTTGTATCAGAAATACCTGAATAAGTTCCAGAACTTGCGATACTTGTAGAAGCTTGCTTCAAATTAATTTCCGGAACAGGTGTTGGAGTTCCAGTACCTGTGATTGTAAAGTTATACGGATTCTCGTCTGAATCGTCATTCGCTATCGAAATAGAAGCAGTTTTTGCACCGGTAGAAGTTGGAACAAATCGAACCGAGAAGGTAGCATTTCCAGAGCTAGCTACACTTGTGCTGCTAGGTTGCACAGTAACTTCAAACTGATCTGAATTTGTTCCGGTGATGTCAACGATCGGAGTTCCGGACAAGCTTAAAGAGGCAGTTCCTAAGTTCTGGATCCTGAATTGGACTGCAGAACCGGCAACATTCTCTACTTGGCTTCCGAAGTCGAAAGATCCACTTCCATCAGCAATATTTACAGAACCGGTGACTCTCTGAACATTTATTTCAGGAACAGGTGTTGGAGTTGCGGTTCCGGAAAGACCGAAAGTATAATTTGGAGTTCCTGCATCATCACTTGGGATAGTAATCGTAGCAGTTTTAGTTCCGGTAGAAGTAGGGGCGAATGTAACTGAGAATGTTGTAGATCCAGAAGCTGCAACGGTGCTGCTTGTTCCGGTTACATCTAAGCTATACTGATTCGAATTTGCTCCAGTTAAAGTAATCGTACTTAAATTTAAAGTAGCATCCCCGATATTGTTAATCGTAAAAGATACTGCAGTTCCCGACGTATTCTCTTGAACACTTGTAAAAGTATGAACGCTAGATCCGCTGGTAAAAGTAGTAGATCCCCTTTTTACTTGGATATCAGGTGCAGGTGCAGGATTTGCAGTACCACTCAAATTCAAAATAAATGTAGGTGTATTCGGATCATTAGATGCTATTTGCAACTGAGCCGATTTAGTGCCGGTTGATCCAGATGGAGAAAAAGTTACAGTGAACTCAGTAGTTTCTCCAGGATCCAAAACATTATCAGTACCCGACTGATCCACAGTAAATTGTGCAGCTTCTGCTCCCGTTTTCGCAACGATAGGAGTGCTTGTTAGATTTAAAGCTAACTCACCGTTATTTTGGATCGTAAAAACTCGGGCAGTACTACTTTCCGTAATTTTTACACTTCCTAAATTTTCGGTAGAACTATCTGGGACCGAAGTTACTGTACCACTTCCTCTATAAACTCGAATGGTGGGATCTGGACTAGGAGTTTCTGCAGTTTCACCAGGCGGCAAAAGCAAAGGCCCCTTTCCTCCACCCTTCGGACAATTTACAAAGGAGAAAAGAATAACAAGAGTTAGGATACTCTTGAGAAAAAATGTCGTAGACCGTTTCATATCGGAACTTTTCGACCTCTCTGTTTCCAATTTTATTAAGCACCAAGCCCAAGATGGGATGGAAATGCCTTCATCCTACGTTAGCCAAAACTGTATACAACTCAGACAAAGGTTCCCAAAAAATTCGCAAAAATGTGCAGTTGGACTTGTTTTACCGACTATTTTTATCAAAAAAATTTTAGTATACGAAAAGTTATTCTCGCTTTCGATGATTTACCTCAAAGAACTATACCTCAAATTGGATAAGAGCCAATACTGTGTCGGATAACGTTGTTGGAAGAATAAGAATCGTTCCATCGAAAGATCGCGGTATTTAGTGATTTGAAATGCTAGGAAAGTCCATCTCATCTACGAGAACTTCTCCCCGAAAACCGTAAATAAAGGCAGTTTTGAAACCAGATTGTGATAAATTGGAAAGAAAAAATTTCGATATTTTGCTTTGGATCGGCTTATAAAGGGAAAATACTTGGATCCAAGGATCTAAGAATGCCGATAAGTAGTAAGAGCCCAAAAACCTCGTCCAATAGAGATTTATGACCCTCAGAAAATATTCCGTCTTCCTCTATATTTCGGTCTTATTGTCCCAAACACCTGCGTTTGCCTTGGGAACCTATTCAGAGGGCTGGACAATTGCTAAACTGACCCAATTCGAGAGCCGAGGGATTGTATACGAGTCCTATGAAGGCGTGATAGAAGTCTTAACATTCGATCCAGCGGAAGAATGTGATGAAACCAGAGACGAATGTTACATGCCTGTGCGAAAAAAGGCGAATATTAGTGTTCGTCCTGAAAACGCTGACGTAGTGAATTTTTTGATGAAAAATCTGAACCAAACGATATTGGTTCAATTCAATATCCACAGGATCCAACCTATTGCACTTTCTAGTAGCATAGAAGTTGTCAACGCACAATATCAAGAAAACATAATACCTCATAGTACTCCTGTGAAAGATCCAAGCGGAAGGATTACCGTATGGGTCCAAGCTCATGATACTTCTCATCCGATCGAAAAGATGGCGACCAATAAGACAGGTGGAAAAAGAAACTTCTCAGTAACGGGAAGGATCGTAAGTTTAGAATACAAAGGTACAGTTGTAGGAACTTATGAAGGCCTTTATATGGATGAGTCTAGGGGAAGGATACATCCATTTTCAATCACTTCCGAAGAAATGGCCGAATTCGCCTGGAAGGCTATGAAGTATACAGGCAAATATTATCTAGGTGTCTCTGTGGCATACGTAACGGGTGTCAGAGAATCACATTATGATATATTCGAGATCAATTTCAGAGAACCTGCAGGATCTCAGGAAAGACCTAAAAAATAAAATTGGTTAAATAAGATTTAGCATCCGTTAATTCTACCGGAGCTTCGACTCCCAAATGAAAAATGTCCCAATTTAGTTCTTCTTTCCGAAAATTTTCCGACTTGACAAAACTTATCAACTATTTCGATGTCTAAATAAATGAAGCCTGAATATGTAATTCATCTATTATCCAGGACCAGGGATCGGATCCAAAAACATTTGTCCGAAGAATTCCTAAAACAAGGTATCAAAGATTTGGTCCCTGCTCACGGAGGTGTACTTTTTGTATTGGGTAAAGAAGGTCCTCTTACAATGAGTGAATTAGCCAAGCTACTGGACAGGACCAATTCTACAGTAACCGCCCTTTTGGATAAGATGGAAGAATTTGGCTATATTAAAAGATCCAAACCTTACGAAGACGAAAGAGTAACTTCTGCAGAATTAACTGAGAAAGGAAAACAAACTCTGGAGAAAGTACAAAGAGCCTCAAAGGCGACGCTCACAAAACTCAGTCAGAATTTGGAGCAAGGGGAAAAAGAAGAATTCATGCGAATTTTAACTAAGATCCATTCGAATTTCGATCTATGATGTAAATTTTTTTTGAATTAATATTTCGATATCGAAATAAATAGGAGAACGATTATGTTAGAAGGTAAAACTGCGGTAATTACAGGATCGGCCAGAGGAATTGGGAAAACGATCGCAAAGATGTTTTTGGAAAGAGGGGCCAATATCATTCTTTCGGACCTAGAGGATTCCAATTGTAAGGAAGCAGCAGACGAATTGGCAAAACTCAATCCGGAAGGAGTGTTTTGGAAAACCTGCGATGTTACTTCTAAAAACCAAAACAAGGAATTGGCGGAATTCGCAATTGAGAAAACAGGGAACTTGGATATTTGGATCAATAATGCCGGAATAGTTCAAGATGATCTTCTCTTAAGAATGTCTGAAGAAAAATGGGAGAAGGTACATTCAGTAAATTTAAAAGCTGCCTTCTTCGGTATACAAATTGCGGCAAAGTTTATGCTAAAGAAAAGTTCGGGTAGGATCGTAAACATCGGATCAGTTTCCGGATTTTATGGCAATGCGGGGCAGGCAAATTATTCTTCTGCAAAAGCTGGGCTATTTGCTCTTACAAAATCTGCAGCCAGAGAACTTGCTTCTAGAAATATCACCGTGAACTGTGTTGCCTCCGGTTTTATCAACAACCGATTTGCCGAACATGTTCCGGAAGAAATTAGAAATTCTATCTTGGATTCTATTCCCTTGAAGATCAAAAGAAATCCGGAAGAAGCAGTTGCATCTGCTGTTGCCTTTCTTTCTTCCGAGGAAGCGGATTGGATTACGGGAGCAACTCTTAGAGTGGATGGGGGAATGTTGATCGGTTTTTAGACCGAATACTTAATTATAAGTTTTATGAACAGGTAAGAGAAGTATCCAAAAAATTTCTTGCCTGTTCTTTTGTAAGAAGCGACTTAATTCTTAAGATCCCTTCTTCTTATCTTATGAATTCTCTCACAAAATATTGTCATTATGTTCTCTCGTTAGAGAAGGACAAAGATCCTGAAAACAAAATCTATCATGATACCGAATACGGTTTTACCTTAAAATCAGACGACGAGCTATTCGGTAGACTTATTTTAGAGATCAATCAGGCCGGCCTGTCTTGGACCACGATCTTACGGAAAAAAGAAAACTTCCGTAAAGCATATAAAGATTTCTCAATCAAAAAGATCTCAAAGTTTTCTGAAAAGGATTTTGAGCGACTTATGAACGATGCGGGTATCATCCGGAACAGACTTAAGATAAACGCAGCCATTCATAATGCGAAT
Coding sequences:
- a CDS encoding MarR family winged helix-turn-helix transcriptional regulator codes for the protein MKPEYVIHLLSRTRDRIQKHLSEEFLKQGIKDLVPAHGGVLFVLGKEGPLTMSELAKLLDRTNSTVTALLDKMEEFGYIKRSKPYEDERVTSAELTEKGKQTLEKVQRASKATLTKLSQNLEQGEKEEFMRILTKIHSNFDL
- the lsa26 gene encoding surface adhesion protein Lsa26, with the protein product MTLRKYSVFLYISVLLSQTPAFALGTYSEGWTIAKLTQFESRGIVYESYEGVIEVLTFDPAEECDETRDECYMPVRKKANISVRPENADVVNFLMKNLNQTILVQFNIHRIQPIALSSSIEVVNAQYQENIIPHSTPVKDPSGRITVWVQAHDTSHPIEKMATNKTGGKRNFSVTGRIVSLEYKGTVVGTYEGLYMDESRGRIHPFSITSEEMAEFAWKAMKYTGKYYLGVSVAYVTGVRESHYDIFEINFREPAGSQERPKK
- a CDS encoding DNA-3-methyladenine glycosylase I; translated protein: MNSLTKYCHYVLSLEKDKDPENKIYHDTEYGFTLKSDDELFGRLILEINQAGLSWTTILRKKENFRKAYKDFSIKKISKFSEKDFERLMNDAGIIRNRLKINAAIHNANVIICLQKEFGSFQNWLHSHHPKSLEEWTKLFKKTFVFVGGEIVNEFLMSTGYLEGAHGPGCPIYKKALKSKPAWNSKKKRRSTIQK
- a CDS encoding S8 family serine peptidase, with the translated sequence MKNKILVSLAVFFFASIGYLFAEKEDDSIPIFSKLLKPLSGISNKDNTKKNEKKPFRSSQVIIKFRERAGDSVKSYAVDTFQGKVVNNLDDSGISQVELREGQSVEEAISEYSSHPDIEYVQPNYIYHANVAPTDTLYSQLWGLNNTGQTIATATYAPSSGPANNPGTSGDDMRMENAWAITTNCSNTIVAVVDSGVNYNHQDLNANMWSSNSCVSDKGVSLGTCTNGWDYIGNDSNPMDLNGHGTHVAGTIGAAADGTGTVGVCWTAKIMAVRVLDQSGSGDTATIIKGINFAVKNGAKVLNLSLGGPSYDSAMRSAMASAGQKYDALFVVAAGNESNDLSVKNSYPCEYGDANILCVAALDQKFQLASFSNYDTSKKNVDIGAPGTNIRSSWAGLEATSNLPFTSWSTSGGSGTNWTATTCFSFPVLLLSNSCNFAFTGVGAGYYAYSYSQADVAFPISVNADAVTAVMSLYLDTEAGYDGINIYANGNSSLYYNSNVITTLSGETNGKLISNLEIPAPNCVGSTNCYIGLEFIADQTVNRAGVAFTAFRVTTLDVGTTNQYNTINGTSMATPHVTGMAALLRSYNPKFTYKDTITAILAGGTTVSNLQSNTKSGKAANADGAMRNLEAPKDLTVDVP
- a CDS encoding choice-of-anchor D domain-containing protein, with product MKLFPISSSSGIKGLHVSDSAGNRYSSGSTLSLGSVLISSSSANTLKVENDGNFTVTLTGNPDAVSKSGVHASQYVIDSQPSSTSLADGDSSSFQISFQPNSAGVKSAYLIINSDDPNIGTYILYLKGSGTEAPAPSIQVSEGSFNFIPNAQTNFYATSGETSSKAITVKNSGDQDLVISNISLSGPNAVLFSQTGSPVTISSKKTYTFTISFSPGSVATFSASLSIDSNDPNIASYTIGLAGVGTSVSAPQISVMYSDNNNISRDITSGTGFSYSFGSVFPGVISSSKTITIRNLGNSNLDLSGTPVASSGSDPGEFIVTQPSVTSLSPNSSATFLIKFNPTSLGSKSATVTLSTSNGKGGSPSSSVLDVSGAGGRRDIIVTWAHSKEHAVHIASGAYRVCYKKGSDFSTEAEATCDPDVMYAGDPYTSNYKTITVSSSGTWYIRVKSFSQFNPTGSVFSKAIQAKVTSPGY
- a CDS encoding choice-of-anchor D domain-containing protein — encoded protein: MKRSTTFFLKSILTLVILFSFVNCPKGGGKGPLLLPPGETAETPSPDPTIRVYRGSGTVTSVPDSSTENLGSVKITESSTARVFTIQNNGELALNLTSTPIVAKTGAEAAQFTVDQSGTDNVLDPGETTEFTVTFSPSGSTGTKSAQLQIASNDPNTPTFILNLSGTANPAPAPDIQVKRGSTTFTSGSSVHTFTSVQENTSGTAVSFTINNIGDATLNLSTITLTGANSNQYSLDVTGTSSTVAASGSTTFSVTFAPTSTGTKTATITIPSDDAGTPNYTFGLSGTATPTPVPEINVQRVTGSVNIADGSGSFDFGSQVENVAGSAVQFRIQNLGTASLSLSGTPIVDITGTNSDQFEVTVQPSSTSVASSGNATFSVRFVPTSTGAKTASISIANDDSDENPYNFTITGTGTPTPVPEINLKQASTSIASSGTYSGISDTRIGTTSSTTTFTVENTGTATLNLTGSPRVVVGGTDSSLFSVASQPSATVSASGTSTFTVTFSPTSIGTKNATLTIANNDSDESSYVINLSANGVEPSAPCFDISTGTKVSNDATFGSIFESSNISLTTGTAFPTALFYADQASAGSSSLMYAYYYATAAESTGFYGRDGIGTTAISGMWPYGRNTSEFLYKEFGSGSLSFSPSTSVTALVALDSFTSFATANASYKVVRSCSPSLLEEQSFTSTTGTTSSSGLSKVWTYRKKMKVNLIFVQGTYPTYTVAGVQEAVDRMTTIYGQNSVKIDLQFSATSISAAEFQDISDLSDDTGTVSGSLTKLYVSNPGSAQAADSLNIYITASESEVGGVLGIASGIPGLPGVTGTKKAGMIVFLEAHRTSGTAGSTLSAGDLTFMGDTIAHEAGHFLGLFHTNERGGYDSSVVSSVANWPFGVYNKDAMSDTPFCSKSNDSNTDGMVSISECSGTGFTNSGASNLMFWAGDGVTSQTQLTGEQGWLLRLNPLAY
- a CDS encoding glucose 1-dehydrogenase, with the protein product MLEGKTAVITGSARGIGKTIAKMFLERGANIILSDLEDSNCKEAADELAKLNPEGVFWKTCDVTSKNQNKELAEFAIEKTGNLDIWINNAGIVQDDLLLRMSEEKWEKVHSVNLKAAFFGIQIAAKFMLKKSSGRIVNIGSVSGFYGNAGQANYSSAKAGLFALTKSAARELASRNITVNCVASGFINNRFAEHVPEEIRNSILDSIPLKIKRNPEEAVASAVAFLSSEEADWITGATLRVDGGMLIGF